One Oculatellaceae cyanobacterium DNA segment encodes these proteins:
- a CDS encoding ATP-binding protein, with product MNQHSDSLNIFTTVNSQSPQSTLVLVIDDEKMMRKQVRKALEQVGYQVAEASSAEEGVGLYQSIKPDIILLDALMPLMDGFTCCKVLRSLPQCEYTPILMITSLEDEESVDMAFAVGASDYVTKPLHWGLLRQRVRCLLNAASAMQELRQQSERERLIRKITEGIRQSLNLDEILHTTVTGVREFLGCDRVVFYRVWSDGSGEVISEAVVDDVFSITGREITDPCFESSYLELYRQGRVYAIADINQANLNPCYIKFLHQFDVKAHLVVPILQGNDFWGLLIAHHCTDSRHWSSVNIELLKELASQVSIALAQSHYLKTIQDNEEKLRQSLEKEKELSALKSRFVTMTSHEFRTPMSTILSSTELLEHFSHKLSTEKKAQHFQRIQSAIKNMTQLLDDVLVFGKAEAGKLELKPVCFDLKVFCQDLVEEMRLNAGSQYSMSFVANGDDTNVFMDEKILHQILNNLLSNAIKYSPEGGKINFELVCENNLAIFTIKDQGIGIPKSEQVQLFNSFYRGSNVGGISGTGLGLAIVKKCVDLQGGLITLNSEVGLGTTFTVTIPSTPQLQMRQTVSYLNDFLNKKSSNEQNNEVQTRLLG from the coding sequence GTGAACCAACATAGTGATAGCCTCAACATTTTTACAACCGTTAATAGCCAAAGTCCACAGTCTACTTTGGTCTTGGTGATAGATGACGAGAAAATGATGCGTAAGCAAGTACGTAAAGCTCTCGAACAAGTAGGATATCAGGTTGCAGAAGCTAGTAGCGCGGAGGAGGGGGTAGGTCTTTACCAAAGTATAAAGCCCGATATTATCCTACTAGATGCCCTCATGCCCTTGATGGATGGTTTTACTTGCTGTAAAGTTTTACGTTCACTGCCACAATGTGAATATACGCCAATATTGATGATTACCAGTTTGGAAGATGAAGAATCGGTAGATATGGCGTTTGCAGTAGGTGCGAGTGACTACGTTACTAAACCTCTGCATTGGGGATTGCTACGTCAAAGGGTGCGTTGCCTGTTGAATGCGGCTAGCGCCATGCAGGAATTACGTCAACAAAGTGAGCGAGAACGACTGATTAGGAAGATTACTGAGGGCATTAGGCAGTCGTTGAATCTAGATGAAATTCTGCACACTACTGTAACTGGAGTGCGGGAATTTCTTGGTTGTGACAGAGTGGTATTTTATCGCGTTTGGTCTGATGGTTCAGGTGAAGTAATTTCTGAGGCAGTAGTAGATGATGTATTTTCTATTACCGGAAGAGAAATTACTGACCCTTGCTTTGAATCATCTTATTTAGAACTATATCGTCAAGGGCGGGTTTATGCGATCGCTGATATTAACCAAGCTAACTTAAATCCCTGTTATATAAAATTTTTACACCAATTTGATGTCAAAGCACACTTGGTTGTGCCAATTCTACAAGGTAATGATTTTTGGGGTCTGTTGATTGCTCATCATTGTACCGATTCAAGGCATTGGTCAAGCGTCAATATAGAACTACTTAAAGAATTGGCATCACAAGTAAGTATTGCTTTAGCCCAATCCCACTATTTAAAAACAATTCAAGATAACGAAGAAAAACTGCGCCAATCACTGGAGAAAGAAAAAGAACTCAGCGCCTTAAAATCGCGCTTTGTAACTATGACTTCCCATGAATTCCGCACTCCGATGAGTACTATATTATCTTCTACAGAATTACTAGAACATTTTAGTCATAAACTCTCTACTGAGAAAAAAGCTCAACATTTCCAGCGAATTCAATCAGCTATTAAGAATATGACCCAACTTTTAGATGATGTTCTAGTATTTGGGAAAGCAGAAGCTGGAAAATTAGAGCTTAAACCCGTATGCTTTGATTTAAAAGTATTTTGCCAAGACTTAGTAGAAGAAATGCGATTAAATGCTGGCTCTCAATACTCAATGTCTTTTGTGGCTAACGGGGATGACACTAATGTATTCATGGATGAGAAGATTCTACATCAAATATTGAATAATTTGTTATCAAATGCCATTAAATACTCGCCTGAAGGCGGAAAGATAAATTTCGAGTTAGTTTGTGAAAATAATTTAGCTATTTTTACAATCAAAGATCAAGGTATTGGTATTCCAAAATCAGAGCAAGTGCAACTTTTTAATTCTTTTTATAGAGGAAGTAATGTTGGCGGAATTTCTGGTACAGGGCTGGGACTAGCAATTGTGAAAAAATGTGTAGACTTGCAGGGTGGTTTAATAACTTTAAATAGTGAGGTGGGACTTGGCACAACGTTTACAGTTACGATCCCGTCTACCCCTCAGCTACAAATGCGACAAACGGTAAGTTATCTTAATGATTTCTTAAATAAGAAGTCGAGTAATGAACAA